ACCTGACTGCCGAAGCGCCCTGGGTTCAGGTGGCTGCGAGATTCGGTTGGTGCGAGGGGAAAGCTTCTCGATACGACGAACCCAGAGTGGCGGGTGGCAGCAAACGCACAGTGCTGAGAGTCGAGCGGGCCATATGGGCTTCAGGCGCCAGCGGGGAGGAAAACCTTGTGTTGGTCCCTCTTTTCGACGACGAAAAAGGAGACGGCGAGGGTATATTACTGTTGCATGTGACCTTTGTCCCTGAGTGTTCCATCCAGCAGAAATTGGCAGTCCTGCGCGGCCTGGGAAACCGATACCACGATATCATCGAGCGAATTGAAGAAGTTTCTCAGGGCGCCAGCCTCGAGGACCTCCTCGAAAACATTTCGCCACGAGACTTGATGCTCATGCCGGTGGATCGCCTGCTGGCCTAAGGAATTTCTTGACGTCCGACATTTTTGTGCGCGAACGCCATGATTAGGCTGGCGCGTTGCATCGATTGCGAAAGAACCTCCTTTTCGGCCACTCCTTTGTATGGCAGATATGCCGGTTGCCGGAATTCTTGTCCGAATCAAATCCGGGGGTATTCTTAAAAGCCATCGGTTTCCCCCACCACCTTTGCCAATCACCACATTGCGGCGGGCTATGCCCGCCGATTGTTGCCGGCAACAGACTCGACCGGACCACGTTATCGAACATTTGTTTCGGCAACTGTTACATGCCCGGTCGCGCCATTTCCATCTGGACCCTCCCACATCACGCCACATGGGGTTCTTTCGGACCGGCCTTTTTGATTTTGTCCGGTCTGTCGCGCAAAATCCTTGACAAATTACCACAAAAAATATATAAAAAAATAGAGTGTTATACGATATAGTTAAATCAATTTATTGGAAATGACTCCCGGAGGCTCCTGATGCTCAGAAAATACTTGTTAGCCATCCTGCCGGCTGTGGTCACCGCGCTGATCCCATGCCTCACAACGCCCGCAGGCGCCTTCGAACTCTTCCCCAGGCCGGAGGGCCAATATACGGTGCAACGAGGCGATACCCTTTACGGCATTGCCGGCCACTACTATACCAACCCGGCTTTATGGCCTTTCCTTTGGAACCAGAACCCCGCGGTCAGGTTAAAAGGGACCGGCACCGCCGCGGAAAAACAGCCCTTGATACCGGGAACTACCGTGGACCTTTATCACCAGAGATACTCCGCGCCGGTCGTGAATCAGTTCTATTCGCCGCCCACGGGAATTCCATTTGAAGCCCAGTTCGTGATTACCAGGGTGCCTTTCAAGGGCATACCGTACGACAAGAAATATTTCCGGTACAAGCTGACTTTGCGGCCCAATCAGGTCTGGGGATACATAGTAGCCTCTCCTGAAGGCACCAAGGTCCATTTTCTTGAGAGGGACCTTCTTTACATTCGCTTTCGTCCGTCAAAAAAGCAGGCCATTCTTGTCGGTGACCGGTTCGGAGTCTATCGAGATCGCGGTCCTGTAACCCATCCGCTCAATCCGAATAGGCAGATTGGCTTTTTCAGCGAAGTCATCGGAGAGGTGGAAATAACGAGCACCGGTCACGATCTGATCACGGCCATAGTGCTTGACTCCTACGAGGAGATTAAAAAGGGTGACAGGATATCTTTGTTTGCACCCAAGAATCGTGAAATAGTCCCTACCAAAACTCATCGGATGTTGACCGGCACCATTCTGCGTTCGGCGACCAGGGATGTGGACACCTTTTACAAAGATGTTCACAACCTTGAGAACGACATTGTTTTTATCGATCGAGGGGAGTGCGACGGCATGAAGGAGGGGATTCTGGTCAACATTTATCGCCCGGCATTACCGATCGCTGATCCCTATTTCTCCAACCGCCGACTGGTGACGCCGGACTCGTACTTGGGTGAGGGAATGGTATTGAAAGCCTTTGAAAAGAATTCAACTCTACTCATTACCAGGTCGCGGGAAGAAATCTTGCCCGGTGACATAATCAAGAGTGTTTCGGATTAGAGGCCGAAAACAAATTAACAGCGAAGCACTTTGATGCTCGCCCACTCCGAGATTTACTAGATCTCCCTGCCGCTTGTCATTGCACGAGCCTTGACAACTAAGCCCGGCTCCTCTACGGTACCTGCCGTTCCGTTCCAGGCAAAATTGTTGTTGCAATTCGGGCCGACGGTCAGTTTCGCGGACCGCGGGCTTGCGCGATTGACACTTTTCATATCAATTCGCTATCAAACGTGGAATATTGGAATGAAGAATCGCGCTCCGGCCGGCGCGGTCTGTGGCACCCAAGCCTGCGGAATATAGACCTTATTGAGTGCCGCTGACCTGGCAACTCGGTCAGCGGGGGAGTCGCATGGCCATTCTGCTGATACCGAAGCTGAAGAGTGAACTCTGATGGCGGATGATTCTCGGCCCACTGATGCCACTTTGTACGATTGGCTGGCCCTTGATCGGATTCCCAGGGTCGGTCCGTTGACCATGGCCCGTTTGTACGACGCTTTTGGGAGCCCCGGCAGGGCAATGCAGGCCACTGCCAAAGAGATCAGTCATCGAGCCGGATTAGGAGAAAAGCTTGCCGAGACAATCGCCGGTTTCCGTCCACCGGAAGACGAAATTAGAAAAGACATCGAGGTCCTCGAAAGACTTGAGGTTCGAGTCGTCACCCGTTGGGATTCGGACTATCCCCCGAATCTGAAAGAGATTTATGATCCACCGGCCCTCTTGTTTGTGAGAGGTCGAATCATATTGGAGGATTCCAGGGCAGTGGCGCTAGTGGGGAGCAGGAATCCCACCCGTTATGGGCTGGAGAT
This sequence is a window from Desulfomonile tiedjei. Protein-coding genes within it:
- a CDS encoding LysM peptidoglycan-binding domain-containing protein, yielding MLRKYLLAILPAVVTALIPCLTTPAGAFELFPRPEGQYTVQRGDTLYGIAGHYYTNPALWPFLWNQNPAVRLKGTGTAAEKQPLIPGTTVDLYHQRYSAPVVNQFYSPPTGIPFEAQFVITRVPFKGIPYDKKYFRYKLTLRPNQVWGYIVASPEGTKVHFLERDLLYIRFRPSKKQAILVGDRFGVYRDRGPVTHPLNPNRQIGFFSEVIGEVEITSTGHDLITAIVLDSYEEIKKGDRISLFAPKNREIVPTKTHRMLTGTILRSATRDVDTFYKDVHNLENDIVFIDRGECDGMKEGILVNIYRPALPIADPYFSNRRLVTPDSYLGEGMVLKAFEKNSTLLITRSREEILPGDIIKSVSD